A part of Rhopalosiphum maidis isolate BTI-1 chromosome 3, ASM367621v3, whole genome shotgun sequence genomic DNA contains:
- the LOC113558585 gene encoding protein lines: protein MEEQETMNKTLPLAKKQKINDSEYRLVDLNVDTISLNLTKHCLCQLPETCMLKEVFRVSNVSSWSKERLLNFLSSARLTCDIALKQQSEGTICTSVERLSNYLISNKTGIVNEVVSLLTRTDPYISYAASNALAEIFVCSQNKIDNVWVEELTDLFLRRSPETLCPVIAVFKRVLCWRDSLMNDNEKNIKMPENCVSRKVIFEDDEIEMDDEFGISLVKTKVIEVLQTQWQMIVLKFIRYMSSFDHCTDLNNEQFDHKMGHIAIIEFIKLWTSMVSIKTNLNVMNIKYFYADLGQMLILLRRPKVQPVVWKNIINLFNESLCYTTTLAVQGTMQEEPCMLARELVKVVKTKNMLNNMPFRKGPGEFGGGEEDEGDKKLLQDTVLLILKAVATIIKETKNESSSSDSSSDESEDSEEIDAEMAIIESSVNEVLRKLDTCVKKCMSYLPETPIAQWIVQLFSDRNDVLIESMVCTLDISLVLCYRRNSLPMLRQVLNPTASLVEFLQTSSYNNDLNELILDLLLGSDTSFLLYIMRMLKFICNRWSEFCLCCDTKLQSTMATLMGLQTSLDQLIKNNLTPYNLNPVLRLLVKCNELYSGIAVINI, encoded by the coding sequence ATGGAAGAACAAGAAACTATGAACAAAACATTGCCACTTGCTAAGAAGCAGAAAATTAATGACAGTGAATATCGTTTGGTAGATTTAAACGTTGATACAATTAGTTTAAACTTGACAAAGCATTGTCTGTGTCAATTACCCGAAACATGCATGCTAAAAGAAGTTTTTAGGGTCTCAAATGTTAGTAGTTGGAGTAAAGAAcggcttttaaattttttaagttcagCTCGGTTAACTTGTGACATTGCTCTCAAACAACAATCAGAAGGCACTATATGTACTAGTGTTGAGCGGCTAAGCAATTACTTGATTTCTAATAAAACAGGTATAGTAAACGAAGTTGTATCTTTACTTACACGAACAGATCCTTACATATCATATGCAGCAAGTAATGCTTTAGCAGAAATATTTGTGTGTtcgcaaaataaaatagacaatGTATGGGTGGAGGAGTTGACAGATTTATTTCTCCGTCGATCTCCAGAAACTTTATGTCCTGTTATAGCAGTTTTTAAACGTGTATTGTGTTGGAGAGATTCATTAATGaatgataatgaaaaaaatatcaagatgCCTGAAAATTGTGTTAGCAgaaaagttatttttgaaGACGATGAAATTGAGATGGATGATGAATTTGGAATAAGCCTAGTTAAAACTAAAGTTATTGAAGTTTTACAAACTCAATGGCAAATGAtagtattgaaatttattaggtatatgtcATCTTTTGACCACTGTACAGATCTTAATAATGAGCAATTCGATCATAAAATGGGTCATATtgctattatagaatttatcaAGTTATGGACATCCATGGTTTCTATTAAAACTAATCTGAATGTTATgaacattaaatacttttatgcaGATTTAGGACAAATGCTCATTCTTTTGAGGCGGCCAAAAGTCCAACCAGTAGTTtggaagaatattattaatcttttcAATGAAAGTTTATGTTACACTACTACATTGGCTGTACAAGGTACTATGCAAGAAGAACCTTGTATGTTAGCTAGAGAATTGGTTAAGGTtgtcaaaactaaaaatatgttgaataaCATGCCGTTTAGAAAAGGTCCTGGAGAATTTGGAGGAGGAGAAGAAGATGAAggagataaaaaattattacaagacacagtcttattaattttaaaagcagTGGCTACAATCATCAAGGaaacaaaaaatgaatcatCATCCAGTGATTCTTCATCTGATGAATCAGAAGATTCTGAAGAAATAGATGCTGAGATGGCAATAATTGAAAGTAGTGTCAATGAAGTTTTACGGAAGCTTGACACATGTGTTAAGAAGTGTATGTCTTATCTACCTGAAACTCCAATTGCTCAGTGGATTGTACAGTTATTTTCTGATCGCAATGATGTACTTATTGAGAGTATGGTTTGTACCCTTGATATTTCACTGGTATTATGTTATCGTCGTAACTCTTTACCGATGCTACGTCAAGTGCTAAATCCCACTGCTAGTTTAGTTGAATTCTTACAAACATcatcttataataatgatttaaatgaattgatattagatttattgttGGGTAGTGACACTAGTTTTCTGTTGTATATTATGCGAATGTTGAAATTCATTTGCAATAGGTGGTCAGAGTTTTGTCTTTGTTGTGATACAAAATTGCAAAGCACAATGGCTACATTGATGGGCTTACAAACAAGTCTTGATcaactcattaaaaataatttaactcctTACAATCTTAATCCAGTATTAAGGTTGTTAGTTAAATGTAATGAGTTGTATTCAGGTATAGctgtaataaacatttaa
- the LOC113555725 gene encoding uncharacterized protein LOC113555725, translated as MNHSLSNNEDLHEEFKTLLIKIEPYFVALKSDLEKLLCREWLHKLFKAATQEESLRNAYLIKLLDQLEKGGKLSEPFNNLPKHNSPLLPLTTHNIPKQCDKKKIKTKEETLIVDVVNVHNTVDNLKSTENHEYTNKIKEHTNSNQEKQLDINEISVDSEGVHLLVNESSNQEKRLDVNKIPDDSKEVQQQKLMVDKSEGGDGLTLNEETKLKLESVEKVSNELKKKSQLLAEQLQEIELYADKNLINNDQLTVLNTELNKCKNDMERMCNAEASGELCVSNLLKIILDKTTVLDDTIVSEMHRLKTMVEDACASKKWMNFAMEQLKEEHRLKMDEKDKFHDELNKKLLVEISQLKEYVSKVEEDAMCKQFSNERYEDEYSST; from the exons aaaaattattatgtcgaGAATGGTTACACAAGTTATTTAAAGCTGCAACTCAAGAAGAATCACTTAGAAATGCTTACCTAATCAAATTACTTGATCAACTAGAAAAAGGAGGGAAATTAAGCGAACCATTTAACAATCTTCCTAAACATAATTCACCTTTGTTACCTTTAACCACACATAATATACCGAAGCag tgtgataaaaaaaagataaaaacaaaagagGAAACTTTGATTGTGGATGTGGTAAATGTTCACAATACTGTTGATAATCTTAAATCCACAGAAAATCatgaatatactaataaaatcaaag aaCATACAAATTCCAACCAAGAAAAACAATTggatataaatgaaatttcaGTTGATTCAGAAGGAGTACATTTGCTTG TGAATGAGAGTTCCAACCAAGAAAAACGATTGGATGTCAATAAAATTCCAGATGATTCAAAAGAAGTGCAG CAGCAAAAACTAATGGTAGATAAAAGTGAAGGCGGCGATGGACTGACATTAAACGAAgagactaaattaaaattagaatctGTTGAAAAAGTGTCTAATGAATTAAAG AAAAAAAGTCAACTTCTAGCGGAACAACTTCAGGAAATTGAGCTGTACGCcgataaaaatctaataaataacgaCCAATTAACTGTACTTAATACCGAGTTGAACAA ATGTAAAAACGATATGGAAAGAATGTGCAATGCTGAAGCGTCTGGCGAATTGTGTGTATCaaacttacttaaaattattttggacaAAACTACTGTGCTTGACGACACCATTGTATCAGAAATGCATCGTTTAAAAACTATGGTCGAGGACGCGTGTGCGAGTAAAAAATGGATGAATTTTGCTATGGAGCAATTGAAAGAAGAACACCGCTTGAAAATGGACGAAAAAGATAAATTCCATGACGAGCTGAATAAGAAATTATTGGTCGAAATTTCCCAATTAAAAGAGTACGTAAGTAAAGTTGAAGAGGATGCCATGTGTAAACAGTTTAGTAACGAACGTTACGAAGACGAATATAGCAGTACTTGA